CTTTCTATCCCAATCCAGCCCCTCCAACCAATCGAAAACCGCAAGCCACTCTCCGCATCCGCCGCGGCGCCAGACCCGGACTTTCAATCGTTCATGCCGCGTGATTTTTCCGCTTTCCACCGGCGCCGGCGCGGGTTCAGAATGACGCCATGGCCCTGCCGCCATTTCATAAAATGCCCGCCAAAGGCCCGCCGCCGCTCACCGCCCGGGAGCAGGTGCTGGCCCAGTGGCGGGGCATGGACTACAGCCCGCTGGAAAAGGCGCGCGCCAACGTGGCCAAACCCCTGGGGCAGGTCCTGGCGCGGGTGTGGGAAAAACGCCGGTTCCAGCAACGCGTGGAGGAAAGCCAGATACGCCAGGTGTGGAACCAGGTGCTGGACCCTCAAATCACCGCCCATGCGCAGCCGGTGAACCTGGTGCGCGGCACG
This is a stretch of genomic DNA from Fontisphaera persica. It encodes these proteins:
- a CDS encoding DUF721 domain-containing protein, with the translated sequence MALPPFHKMPAKGPPPLTAREQVLAQWRGMDYSPLEKARANVAKPLGQVLARVWEKRRFQQRVEESQIRQVWNQVLDPQITAHAQPVNLVRGTLFVTVDSSVWLAEIVQYRQREILERLRHSFGPEFIKRLSFRQG